A part of Bacteroidota bacterium genomic DNA contains:
- a CDS encoding patatin-like phospholipase family protein produces MKVEQFTNEAAVLNIISQLKEEKIHEKELSDVTDGIHQYVDLVMEGGGVLGVALAGYVYVLEQMNIRFLQLGGTSAGAINTMLMAAAGPIHEAKTDWILAQICNKNFNDFVDGDRDARGFIEALITNAGTVKLSIKGLQVIDNFHNDLGLNPGTNFHMWMKSLLHLKGIKTLKDLMELRKKSPNGGLFNRYDKNIIYSSEIFERVVIVAADVSTESKIIFPEMASLFWHEPENVCPSDFVRATMSIPFFFFPFRIKNIPQGAKAWENWKIKTGYVGNTPTEVTFVDGGIMSNFPIDIFHQHTKVPHAPTLGVKLGEDRTQEKKTDKFFPYLGAIFDSARHIHDYNFLLKNPDFQKLICMVNIDGHNWLDFGIKDEAKVDLFVRGAKAASDFLRTFDWTKYKQIRKGLAEAYKAANA; encoded by the coding sequence ATGAAAGTTGAGCAATTTACAAATGAAGCTGCCGTCCTAAATATTATTTCGCAGTTAAAAGAAGAAAAAATCCATGAGAAGGAATTGTCTGATGTTACTGATGGAATACACCAATATGTTGATCTAGTTATGGAAGGCGGCGGGGTACTGGGGGTAGCCCTGGCCGGCTATGTTTATGTTTTGGAACAGATGAACATACGTTTCCTGCAATTGGGAGGCACATCTGCCGGAGCAATCAACACCATGCTCATGGCGGCCGCCGGACCGATACACGAAGCAAAAACGGATTGGATATTAGCACAGATATGCAACAAGAATTTTAATGATTTTGTAGATGGAGACAGAGATGCGCGCGGATTTATTGAAGCGTTGATCACAAATGCCGGTACGGTTAAGTTATCGATTAAGGGATTACAAGTAATTGATAACTTCCATAATGATCTTGGATTGAATCCGGGAACTAATTTTCACATGTGGATGAAATCATTACTACATTTAAAAGGAATAAAAACATTAAAAGATTTAATGGAGTTAAGAAAGAAAAGTCCTAATGGGGGATTGTTCAATCGATATGATAAAAATATTATTTACAGCTCCGAAATATTTGAGAGGGTTGTAATAGTTGCTGCCGACGTTTCAACAGAGAGCAAAATTATTTTTCCGGAAATGGCGAGTCTTTTTTGGCATGAGCCTGAAAATGTTTGTCCGTCTGATTTCGTAAGAGCAACTATGTCTATTCCTTTTTTCTTCTTTCCTTTTAGAATAAAAAATATACCGCAAGGAGCAAAAGCCTGGGAAAACTGGAAAATTAAGACAGGTTATGTAGGTAATACGCCGACTGAAGTAACATTTGTTGATGGGGGGATTATGTCTAATTTCCCGATTGATATATTTCATCAACATACTAAGGTGCCACATGCGCCTACTTTGGGTGTAAAGCTTGGAGAAGATAGAACACAGGAAAAGAAAACCGATAAATTTTTCCCATACTTAGGAGCTATATTTGATTCCGCAAGGCATATACACGATTACAATTTTCTACTCAAAAATCCGGATTTTCAAAAGCTGATTTGCATGGTAAATATTGATGGGCATAACTGGTTAGATTTTGGAATAAAGGACGAAGCAAAAGTTGATTTGTTTGTGAGAGGCGCAAAAGCAGCATCCGACTTTTTAAGAACTTTTGATTGGACTAAATACAAACAAATTAGAAAAGGACTTGCAGAAGCATACAAGGCTGCTAATGCGTAA
- a CDS encoding VCBS repeat-containing protein, whose translation MSNTKGTSVINNPQGGGAQSGLGEKFSPDLFTGTGNFSVPIAVPPGRNGFQPELTLGYSSGNGNGVFGMGWALGIPGVMRKTSKGIPIYKDDSDIFILSGAEDLVPVKIEKEILTGNIGYERTFYRPRTEGLFARIIRHKKTNGEHYWEVRSKDGLISWYGTPGASPSTNSGSGDPAIVADPENRSNIFSWALTKTEDPFGNVILYDYARELVSAPVNKNDPHVYDQIYLSNIKYAQYLAGSLTKYLCEVHLVYEERPDPHSTYKQGFEVRTTKRCVKVETYTNAVSLIKTKTYHFKYDTNLPLNGATLLKSVSVEGHPSAGSGEDSEFMPPLEFGYSVFDPAKRDLKEITGPLPLNSLAEPGYELVDVTGNGLPDLLQLNGAARYWTNKGNGQFGPPKKLNLTPSFEMVPSAKAEGAGMPGIAFIDANGDGRTDLLVMNGLTSGYFPGAFQKVWEENGFRPYSQAPSFSLGDPEVQLIDLDGDGVTDVLRNGSKFECFYNNPEKGFNKIRTAAKTFADFSFSDPRIRFADMTGDGMQDIVLISSGRVQYWPNLGYGRFGKKVNMKNAPVFPEQYDPKQILLGDLDGDGQADIAFVENNRITLYVNQSGNSFSAGVKIANTPRVYNLNAIRICDIMGTGQAGLLWSFGPDSGTPGKMFFLDMTKGNKPYVLEQMNNNMGSLTRVAYGSSVYHFLRDQLKPITRWKTQLPFPVQVVNKVEVLDLLSGGKLVTEYNYHNGYWDGVEREFRGFAHVDSKDTESFEKFNVQDLFADENVNTVTSEFYSPPTLTKSWFYVGPVGDGFSRWKEPDFSDEYWTADANILQRPLSMTNLLNELPRRARRDALRTLRGTLLRSELYGLDGSSFEEKPYTVTESLSSVRMEFDPALLPDPLWAETSGYASGGGYIFFPFNIAQRTTQYERGTDPMHNFSFTKEYDAYGQVQGQLSVGMPRGSNPLSGGNGDYLATFSISDFIYKDLGAGQYMVNREKRKIAYDATQSAINKNIFALRDNVFDSQTNLDIINCTLCFYDGNAFAGLPYGQIGNFGAQVRCETLIITDAIIGAAYTSTPQCFVSGTPNWGITAGYPLAFAGLLQGGSYSDRLGYVKKTGAEYVTGWYSESPRIKYDFQVGSPFYGLVLESKDVFDNLSTIEYDMYNVLPVKSKQWLNGTDYLETIAAYDYRVMQPFEVRDVNENYAEFDFSPLGLLRATAVIGKGTEGDYKSSTGGYYDKYAPSVRMEYDFFAFKNTGDPVFVKTISREKHYQQSAISPTIEKVEYSDGFGRLMQTRVQAEDVIFGNQTFGTSGLPPDQTTQNANAVGIERGTGDPLNVVVSGWKIYNNKGKVVEQYEPFFDKGFDYVMPDLFGVKVKMFYDVLGRVVKTKNPDNSEQWVIYGVPNSLNAPSNPILQNATFLPTPWINFTYDANDLAPLTNPTGSNVPATHYYTPKNAEVDALGRTIKTKEYFDNSNYNNTIEMNYFYDIRGNLLLVKDPLSRNAFEHVYDLRTPGEDQPLPPLKTVHIDKGLSTVLFDALGKPIESHDSKGAIALSAYDVLQRPTHGWARNKTADATGLRTVIQYGDSSGLINPQIQNLKGKVYRNYDEAGRLEMIEYDFKGNLLKKIRQVIDDSFIKPSLNTYTAYLVDWTSFPAILNGFLYETDSEFDALNRVTKLKLPTNVNSLRKDIIPTYNNAGALEKVNYDGTDYVKHIAYNAKGQRILLTMGNDVMTRYVYDTLTFRLIRQRSESFAFSQVGNTITCAYQSGTNKQDDKYINDLIGNITEINIRTSTCGVGGTNSLDRNFTYDAIYRIIQGTGRENVTGATYPFPGWQDMTRSNTPNTTVAYTRNYSYDKLGNIQQIQQVGTNAFTRTYNYTSGTNKLSGVNIGANSYLYTYDSCGNQIIENVNRKFDWDAADRLLFFRDQVGTSEPTVEAQYMYDSSGRRVKKIVRKQGGLFEIRIYIDGVFEFYTDETDVQNTVHIMDDQSRVATVRIGAAIGDPTPAIKYELNNNIGSSMVLLDSIGAEVNFQEYYPFGETSFGSYAKKRYQYVGKERDEESGLYYYGARYYAAWTCRFISVDPLAKHYMYLSPYNYSNNNPINDYDIDGNQDNESKKDSPPNQNNNTGNLVIVIRKEGDPNLDSNQLKDYASGWDVVQVKDFSEAKEWIKNNYQVDGKATEIKNLVIATHAIPQGGKEYSLIVGEKKYGFTAEVTAKTLDERSIKGPNDYVKGKVINYAKDQLAALQSIIKENTSSTATIIMAGCELGRANNALNWASFLNTGGDRTVFLNTDRTTFGGTAKVGGAKEKSFIVTSLNMTDMKEFANGTASGWIKYKFNALTGGPLEKTQSVVLLFDGKNGKLVEHKTTDYRKKQN comes from the coding sequence ATGTCGAATACAAAGGGTACATCAGTAATTAATAATCCACAGGGCGGAGGTGCTCAAAGCGGGCTTGGAGAAAAATTTTCTCCCGACCTGTTTACCGGTACCGGTAACTTCTCAGTGCCTATTGCTGTGCCTCCCGGCAGAAACGGCTTTCAGCCCGAATTGACTTTAGGTTACAGTTCAGGAAATGGAAACGGTGTTTTTGGAATGGGCTGGGCTTTGGGAATACCAGGTGTTATGCGAAAAACTTCCAAAGGAATTCCCATCTACAAGGATGATTCAGATATTTTTATTTTATCAGGAGCGGAAGACCTTGTGCCGGTTAAAATTGAAAAAGAAATTCTTACCGGAAACATTGGCTATGAGCGGACCTTTTATCGTCCGCGCACAGAGGGATTGTTTGCAAGAATAATCCGACATAAAAAAACGAATGGTGAACATTATTGGGAGGTGCGAAGCAAGGATGGGTTGATAAGCTGGTATGGCACACCGGGTGCTTCCCCTTCGACAAACTCAGGGAGCGGCGACCCGGCAATTGTTGCTGACCCGGAAAACAGAAGTAATATTTTTTCATGGGCGCTCACCAAAACCGAAGATCCTTTCGGAAATGTGATCCTTTACGATTATGCGCGCGAATTGGTCTCTGCTCCTGTTAACAAAAACGATCCGCACGTGTATGATCAGATTTATCTTTCCAATATAAAATACGCGCAGTACCTGGCAGGCTCGCTAACAAAATACCTTTGCGAGGTACATCTTGTTTACGAAGAACGCCCCGACCCTCACTCGACTTACAAGCAAGGCTTTGAAGTGCGAACTACTAAACGATGTGTGAAGGTGGAAACATACACTAACGCCGTTTCTCTTATTAAAACAAAAACCTATCATTTCAAATACGATACAAATTTACCGCTTAACGGCGCTACACTTTTAAAATCGGTGAGTGTAGAAGGCCATCCTTCGGCAGGCTCAGGAGAGGATAGCGAGTTCATGCCTCCATTAGAATTTGGATACTCGGTGTTCGATCCGGCTAAACGTGATCTTAAAGAAATAACAGGCCCTCTTCCTTTGAACTCTCTCGCCGAACCAGGTTATGAACTGGTGGATGTAACGGGAAACGGCCTTCCTGATCTTTTACAACTCAATGGCGCGGCCAGGTATTGGACCAATAAAGGTAACGGACAATTCGGTCCGCCAAAAAAATTAAATCTTACGCCTTCTTTTGAAATGGTACCAAGCGCTAAAGCAGAAGGAGCGGGAATGCCGGGAATCGCTTTTATCGACGCAAACGGCGACGGGCGCACTGATCTTTTAGTAATGAACGGGCTTACCTCGGGATATTTCCCCGGAGCGTTTCAAAAAGTGTGGGAAGAAAATGGATTTCGACCTTATTCCCAAGCACCATCTTTTAGCCTTGGCGACCCGGAAGTTCAGTTAATAGACCTGGATGGTGACGGTGTTACAGACGTCTTACGCAACGGTTCAAAGTTTGAATGCTTTTATAATAATCCTGAAAAAGGATTTAATAAAATAAGAACGGCTGCAAAAACATTTGCCGACTTCAGTTTTTCAGACCCCCGCATACGGTTTGCGGATATGACTGGAGACGGAATGCAGGACATTGTGCTGATAAGTTCAGGACGGGTTCAATACTGGCCTAATTTAGGTTATGGACGCTTTGGAAAAAAGGTGAACATGAAAAACGCCCCGGTTTTCCCGGAGCAATATGATCCGAAGCAGATCTTGTTAGGGGATTTAGATGGAGACGGACAAGCGGATATTGCCTTTGTAGAAAATAACAGGATTACACTCTATGTAAATCAAAGCGGTAATTCGTTTTCTGCAGGAGTAAAAATAGCAAATACACCGAGAGTGTATAATTTAAATGCCATTCGGATCTGTGACATTATGGGTACAGGCCAGGCAGGCCTATTGTGGAGTTTTGGGCCAGACAGCGGAACACCGGGGAAAATGTTCTTTCTTGATATGACCAAAGGCAACAAGCCCTATGTATTGGAACAAATGAACAATAATATGGGCAGCCTAACAAGAGTAGCTTACGGTTCATCTGTATACCATTTTCTAAGAGACCAGTTAAAACCTATTACGCGTTGGAAAACACAATTGCCATTTCCTGTGCAAGTAGTAAATAAAGTTGAGGTACTTGATCTGCTTTCGGGCGGAAAATTAGTAACAGAATATAATTACCATAACGGTTATTGGGATGGTGTAGAACGGGAATTCAGGGGCTTTGCACATGTGGATAGTAAAGACACAGAGAGTTTTGAAAAATTTAATGTGCAGGACCTTTTTGCCGATGAAAATGTTAATACTGTTACCTCTGAGTTTTATAGTCCGCCAACGCTTACTAAGAGCTGGTTCTATGTAGGGCCGGTAGGAGACGGATTTAGCCGATGGAAAGAGCCCGATTTCAGCGACGAGTATTGGACCGCCGACGCTAATATTTTACAACGCCCGCTCTCAATGACAAACTTATTAAACGAATTGCCAAGGCGAGCGAGACGAGATGCATTGAGAACGCTCAGAGGAACATTATTGCGAAGTGAATTATACGGATTGGACGGAAGTTCTTTTGAAGAAAAGCCTTATACTGTAACAGAAAGCCTATCCAGTGTTAGAATGGAGTTTGATCCAGCGCTTTTGCCCGATCCGTTGTGGGCTGAAACTTCGGGCTACGCCTCAGGGGGCGGTTATATATTTTTCCCTTTCAACATTGCTCAGCGCACAACACAATATGAACGCGGAACAGACCCTATGCACAACTTCAGCTTTACGAAAGAATACGATGCATACGGGCAAGTACAGGGGCAACTGAGTGTGGGTATGCCTCGCGGATCAAATCCTCTGAGTGGAGGAAATGGCGATTACCTAGCCACCTTTAGCATTAGCGATTTTATATACAAAGATCTTGGTGCCGGACAATATATGGTGAACCGTGAAAAAAGAAAAATTGCGTACGATGCCACGCAAAGTGCGATCAATAAAAATATTTTTGCTCTTCGGGATAATGTTTTCGACAGCCAAACGAATCTTGATATAATAAACTGCACACTTTGTTTTTATGACGGGAATGCTTTTGCAGGTTTGCCATACGGGCAGATTGGGAATTTTGGAGCCCAGGTAAGATGTGAAACATTGATAATAACCGATGCGATCATTGGGGCTGCTTATACAAGTACACCGCAATGCTTTGTTTCCGGAACTCCCAATTGGGGCATAACAGCAGGCTATCCTCTGGCTTTTGCAGGATTGCTTCAAGGAGGATCTTATTCTGACCGACTTGGCTACGTAAAAAAAACTGGTGCTGAGTATGTTACCGGATGGTATTCTGAAAGTCCAAGAATAAAATACGACTTCCAAGTTGGTTCACCTTTTTATGGACTTGTGCTGGAAAGCAAGGATGTGTTTGACAATTTGAGTACGATTGAATACGATATGTACAATGTATTACCGGTTAAGAGCAAGCAGTGGCTGAACGGAACGGATTACCTTGAAACCATTGCCGCGTATGATTACCGTGTGATGCAGCCTTTTGAAGTGAGGGATGTAAATGAAAATTATGCTGAATTTGATTTTTCGCCACTTGGTTTGCTGAGGGCTACCGCTGTGATAGGAAAAGGAACTGAGGGAGATTACAAAAGCAGTACCGGAGGATATTATGACAAGTACGCACCTTCGGTGCGGATGGAATATGATTTTTTCGCATTTAAAAATACCGGTGATCCGGTATTCGTGAAAACAATCAGTCGCGAAAAACATTATCAGCAAAGTGCTATAAGTCCAACCATTGAAAAAGTGGAGTATAGTGATGGATTTGGAAGGTTGATGCAAACAAGGGTGCAGGCGGAGGATGTTATTTTTGGGAATCAAACCTTTGGCACGAGCGGATTACCTCCCGATCAGACTACCCAGAACGCCAATGCTGTTGGAATTGAAAGAGGAACTGGTGATCCGCTGAATGTTGTGGTAAGCGGATGGAAAATATACAATAATAAGGGAAAGGTAGTGGAACAGTATGAACCTTTTTTTGACAAGGGATTTGATTACGTGATGCCTGATTTGTTTGGAGTAAAAGTAAAAATGTTCTATGATGTGCTCGGAAGAGTGGTTAAAACAAAGAACCCTGATAACAGCGAGCAATGGGTGATTTATGGTGTGCCCAATTCCTTGAACGCTCCAAGCAATCCGATTTTACAGAACGCTACATTTCTACCCACCCCCTGGATTAATTTTACTTATGATGCCAATGACCTTGCGCCGTTAACCAATCCTACGGGCAGCAATGTACCGGCAACACATTACTACACGCCCAAGAATGCTGAGGTTGACGCACTCGGAAGAACCATCAAGACAAAAGAGTATTTTGACAATAGTAATTATAATAATACTATTGAAATGAATTACTTCTATGATATACGTGGTAATTTATTATTGGTAAAAGATCCTTTGTCCAGGAATGCATTTGAGCACGTTTACGATTTGAGGACACCGGGAGAAGATCAGCCCTTACCGCCGTTAAAGACGGTACACATTGATAAAGGATTAAGCACGGTACTATTTGATGCTTTAGGAAAACCGATAGAAAGCCACGATTCCAAGGGTGCAATAGCGTTAAGTGCTTATGATGTGTTACAAAGGCCTACTCATGGCTGGGCAAGAAATAAAACAGCAGATGCGACAGGATTAAGGACAGTGATACAATACGGAGACAGCTCCGGGCTTATCAATCCTCAAATTCAAAATCTTAAAGGTAAAGTGTATCGCAATTACGACGAGGCCGGGCGTTTGGAAATGATTGAATATGATTTTAAAGGAAACCTTTTAAAGAAGATAAGGCAGGTAATTGACGATAGCTTTATTAAACCTTCACTCAACACTTATACAGCTTATCTGGTGGACTGGACTAGTTTTCCTGCTATCTTAAACGGGTTCCTTTATGAAACAGATTCAGAATTTGACGCGCTAAACAGAGTTACAAAACTCAAACTACCGACCAATGTGAATTCACTGAGGAAAGACATCATACCTACTTACAACAATGCCGGGGCACTTGAAAAAGTGAATTATGACGGAACTGATTATGTAAAACATATTGCATACAATGCAAAGGGACAAAGGATTTTACTGACCATGGGTAATGATGTGATGACACGTTATGTTTACGATACTTTAACTTTCCGTTTAATAAGACAAAGAAGCGAATCGTTTGCCTTTTCTCAAGTTGGAAATACAATCACCTGCGCTTACCAGAGCGGAACCAACAAACAGGATGATAAATACATTAATGATCTGATTGGGAATATTACTGAGATAAACATCAGAACAAGCACCTGTGGCGTTGGCGGTACAAACAGCCTTGACAGAAACTTTACTTACGACGCCATATACAGGATCATACAGGGAACTGGGAGGGAAAATGTCACAGGCGCTACATATCCTTTTCCCGGCTGGCAGGATATGACCAGAAGCAATACGCCAAATACAACAGTAGCTTATACACGCAATTATTCGTATGATAAGCTCGGGAACATCCAACAAATTCAGCAGGTAGGAACCAATGCCTTTACCCGAACCTATAATTACACTAGCGGCACGAACAAGCTGAGCGGTGTTAACATTGGCGCCAACTCGTACTTATATACTTATGACAGTTGCGGCAACCAAATCATAGAAAATGTAAACCGGAAGTTTGACTGGGACGCCGCGGACAGACTTTTGTTTTTCAGAGACCAGGTTGGAACATCGGAGCCTACGGTAGAGGCCCAATACATGTACGACTCATCAGGACGACGCGTAAAAAAGATAGTACGAAAACAGGGTGGCCTTTTTGAGATAAGGATTTACATTGATGGCGTTTTTGAATTTTATACCGACGAAACAGATGTGCAAAATACCGTGCACATTATGGATGACCAAAGCCGCGTAGCCACCGTACGAATTGGGGCAGCAATTGGTGACCCCACACCAGCTATTAAATACGAACTGAATAATAACATAGGCTCGAGCATGGTGTTGTTAGACAGTATTGGCGCGGAAGTGAACTTCCAGGAATATTATCCTTTTGGTGAAACAAGTTTTGGCAGTTACGCGAAAAAGCGATATCAGTATGTGGGTAAAGAAAGAGATGAAGAAAGTGGATTGTACTATTACGGAGCAAGGTACTATGCCGCTTGGACGTGTAGGTTTATTTCTGTCGATCCCTTGGCGAAACACTATATGTATCTTTCGCCTTATAACTATTCAAACAATAACCCAATTAATGATTACGATATTGATGGAAATCAAGATAATGAGTCAAAAAAGGATAGCCCACCCAATCAAAATAACAATACAGGAAATTTGGTAATTGTTATAAGGAAAGAAGGTGACCCAAATTTAGACTCAAACCAATTAAAGGATTATGCATCAGGATGGGATGTTGTTCAGGTTAAGGATTTTTCAGAGGCGAAAGAATGGATAAAAAACAACTATCAAGTTGATGGTAAAGCAACAGAGATAAAGAATTTAGTTATAGCTACTCATGCAATACCGCAAGGAGGGAAAGAATACTCATTAATAGTTGGTGAAAAAAAGTACGGATTCACGGCTGAGGTTACAGCTAAAACTCTTGATGAAAGATCAATTAAAGGGCCCAATGATTACGTTAAAGGAAAAGTTATTAATTACGCTAAAGATCAATTAGCGGCGTTACAGAGCATAATTAAGGAAAACACAAGTAGCACTGCCACAATTATTATGGCTGGATGTGAACTTGGAAGAGCTAATAATGCCTTAAATTGGGCTTCTTTTTTAAATACCGGAGGCGATCGTACAGTTTTTCTAAATACTGATCGCACCACGTTTGGTGGGACTGCAAAAGTAGGAGGGGCAAAAGAAAAATCTTTTATAGTCACTTCTCTAAATATGACTGATATGAAAGAGTTTGCAAATGGAACCGCAAGCGGTTGGATAAAGTATAAGTTTAATGCTTTAACTGGAGGGCCTTTGGAAAAAACTCAGAGTGTTGTTCTTCTATTTGACGGGAAAAATGGTAAATTAGTGGAACATAAAACCACTGATTATAGAAAGAAGCAGAATTAG
- a CDS encoding T9SS type A sorting domain-containing protein, translating into MKARGFLKVLIIACILFCKVNAQNIYPFAFTGSLGNSGDGGQAVNAECVNPFYVAADAAGNVYISDQNNNKVRKVNTSGIITTFAGTGNATYGGDGASANFAHIKAPGGVAFDASGNVYIADTWNHRVRKVDLSGIITTFAGDGTFGFSGDGGPATNAKLNFPQDIATDASGNIYIADAGNTRVRKVDPSGIITTFAGTGVSGWQGDGGPATSADLEKLSSLAVDGAGNLFIVTGPRVRKVNTSGIISTYAGTGSSGFTGDGGPATSAKIAAEGIAFDASGNLYIADGYNHRVRVVSTSGIISTFAGNGVASGGGDGGLATIAQLNHPQSVAVNASGNVIISDSWNNRIRIVCINDCLAGIPSLTKDHANLKIYPNPNNGVFSIKTEGEINKGELTVRNALGQVVHSQELTAETNKIDLSHLAAGLYSCILLEDKRSMYSSKLSIE; encoded by the coding sequence ATGAAAGCAAGAGGATTTCTTAAAGTTTTAATTATTGCGTGTATACTTTTTTGTAAAGTTAACGCCCAAAACATTTACCCCTTTGCCTTTACCGGAAGCTTAGGCAATAGTGGCGATGGCGGCCAAGCTGTAAATGCGGAGTGTGTAAATCCGTTCTATGTTGCTGCCGATGCAGCTGGTAACGTTTATATTTCCGATCAGAATAACAACAAGGTGCGCAAAGTAAACACGTCGGGCATTATTACTACCTTTGCCGGAACAGGCAACGCCACATACGGAGGTGATGGAGCATCGGCCAATTTTGCTCACATAAAGGCCCCGGGGGGTGTCGCGTTTGATGCTTCAGGTAATGTGTATATAGCGGACACCTGGAATCATCGCGTCAGGAAAGTAGATTTGTCCGGAATTATTACAACCTTTGCTGGAGACGGCACATTCGGTTTCAGTGGAGATGGAGGACCAGCAACCAACGCGAAATTAAATTTTCCACAAGATATTGCGACTGATGCATCCGGAAATATTTACATAGCTGATGCAGGAAACACCAGAGTCAGAAAAGTAGATCCATCCGGTATTATTACAACCTTTGCCGGAACCGGGGTTTCCGGCTGGCAGGGAGACGGAGGACCTGCAACTAGCGCAGATTTAGAAAAATTAAGCAGTTTAGCTGTAGATGGAGCAGGTAACCTGTTTATTGTTACCGGTCCACGTGTAAGGAAGGTAAATACTTCCGGCATTATATCGACATATGCAGGCACCGGGAGTTCAGGTTTTACTGGTGATGGAGGCCCAGCTACCAGCGCAAAAATTGCCGCGGAAGGAATCGCTTTTGATGCCTCAGGTAATCTATATATTGCTGATGGATACAATCACAGAGTAAGAGTGGTGAGTACCTCCGGAATAATTTCAACTTTTGCCGGCAACGGTGTTGCAAGCGGCGGGGGCGATGGCGGGCTTGCTACCATTGCCCAATTAAACCATCCTCAATCGGTTGCTGTGAATGCGTCGGGTAATGTCATCATTTCTGATTCATGGAATAACCGAATAAGGATAGTGTGCATTAATGACTGCCTAGCCGGAATACCCTCTTTAACAAAAGACCACGCTAACCTGAAAATTTATCCCAATCCGAATAATGGAGTATTTAGTATAAAGACCGAAGGAGAAATTAATAAGGGAGAATTGACCGTTAGAAATGCGTTAGGCCAGGTTGTTCATTCGCAGGAGCTAACTGCCGAAACAAACAAAATTGACCTTTCTCATCTTGCAGCCGGATTGTATAGCTGTATTCTTCTCGAGGATAAAAGATCAATGTACAGCAGTAAGCTATCAATAGAATAG